The DNA window CCGGGGAGTACGTGCAAGAGACTAGCCTCTCCCCTCCTCAAGACTCAGTAGCATGGAGAGATGGACAGAAAAATTCTCACTCCCTCTTGGTGCTGCCCCAGGGAGGCTGtgcccatctccctccccacaaaGCAGAGCAGCTGGCTGAGGGGCCTCAGCCGCCCCCGCTCACCTTCATAATAATGTAGAAGGCAAAGTAAAGAAGCAGGTTGCAGATGCCAATCGCCAACAAGTAGGAGGCAAAATCATTGGGACGCATGATGAGCCCATAGGCAGCcctggcaggagggaggaagagctgGTGAAGCAGGGGAGGACCGAGAGCAAGGAAAgggctctccctgcccccaacccatGTTTTATGAGGATGTGGGGCTGGGTTCAGAGGCCCACAGAAGATTCTAGAACCCCAGGGGCCAacacctctctctccagcccccaTGTCTCATGGCCAAATTTGTCCATGTTCCCCAAGGAAGCCCGTGGCTGGCCAAGCGCCGAGCTGCCCACCCAGCCTGGCTACACAGACAACGGCCGGACTCACAGCGACCAGTTGATAATGTTGCCCATAACCAGCAGCACCATGCGGTCCTGGAGGGAAGCAGAGACACGGGAactgagagacagggagagaagtGGGGGGAGGCCCGTCAGAGGGTCCCCAGCCCGCCCCTGGGCTCTCAGCTGCGCTCCGCGCGCCCCCcagtggagggaagaggaagagtggAGATAGAGGAGGAGGGGCCAGGGGAGCTGGGCAGGTACCACGTAGAGGGGTCCGCTGCACTGCCGGATGCAGTCCGTGTAGAGCACGTGGAGAATGCGACGGCAGATCCCCGAGTCTGCAAGAAGGGAAGGTGCTGAAAGGCACGGGCACCCTTTTGTCCCGGCCCCTGGGCTGCGCCAGCTGAGAGGAGCCAGGGCCTCTCGGGGGCACGGCTATGCCAAGGCCTCATCGAATTCCGTACCCAGTGACTCCCCTGGGCCCCCTGTGAGAGGGCAGAACCCAAAAGTCTCCCATGAGACCAGGTCCCCGAGGCCACCAACCCCAGCGGGCCCCAGGCGAGCGCTCACCCAGCTTCCAGCGGCCCATGTAGTAGAGCTGCGTGCTGAGGAGCAGGGTGGCAATGATGTGAATGACCGAGAAGATGACCCAGAATGCTGTGTTCCCTTTGCCGAAGACCTGTTGGGGCCACCGAAGGCAGGGGTGAGGAGAAAGCTGCTCCCCCGGCCCGCCCTTCCTCTGGGAGAGCCGCTCCAAGCCCGCCAGGCTGGGAGGGCACTTTAGGGAAGGAGCAGGGCTCTCTCCTGCAGGGGTGGACGGGgggtgtgtgcacacgtgtgcacctTTCCTACGGGTGAGCAGAGCAGGCCGGGGCCTCACCACGCCcagcacagagaagaaaatgacgaTGGCCAAGCAGGCATAGGCGCTGTAGGCACTGGCGTTGATGTCTGGGTGCCGCTTCTGGTACAGCTTCAGCATGCAGAGCCCCGCGATCATGTACATGAATGACGTGTCTAGGTGGAGGGACGTGGACGTGAGCTACGGAAACATCCGCGGAGCCCGGACACGGAACCCCGGTCCCCACACCTCGTCACAGCCACAGAGCGAGCTGGTGGCGGGCTGGCACTTGAACTCCAACTCCTTAACTGTCCCTGCCACACCACACTGCCGCCTCACTGGCTGTCACCCACAGTCTGACTTCCCCTGACGACAAGGACAACTTAGTCCGAGCACTCTGAGATCAGCGACTGTATCttaattatctttgttttctcaGTGCTTGCACATGCCTTTCCATAGGAAAGGCTTGACAGATGCAAGAAATAGCATCCAGACGCTTATTTTCTACAAGCTAGGATGTGTGTTCACACAAGTCCTCCAGCCCTGGAGTCTCCTGCATGGCTGTGTCTCGGGGATCCCAATCCCTGCGGGTGAATGGGGATGGTGGACTCAGGCAGATTCCTGTTGAGGTTCAGCCAGGGAACAGGGAGGCCCCGCTCACCAAACTGGAAATTGGTATAGTTGGGGCAGACATGATAGCAAGCGCTAAGTAGCCCCTCCATCATCAGGGCCGTGCCCATGGCGTAGAAGAGGCCAAAGTGTTTGGGGATCCCACATTCCTGttgtggagagagaagggaagggagaaatgaggtaagatgggaagggaggaaggaaggggcccTAAAGAGGGAGATCATGAGAAAGGAGTGGGATGGGGGGTAGAGTGAGTATTTAGCAAGGGCAGggccgggcagggctgggcacaACAAAGCTGGGCAGGATAAgactgggcagggctgggcagggctgggctgggctgggcagggctgggcagggctgggctgggcagggctgggtgggctgggctgggctgggctgggctgggcagggcagggcagggctgggcagggcagggctgggctgggctgggctgggctgggctgggctgggctgggttgggcagggctgggcagggcagggcagggctgggcagggcagagctgggctgggctgggctgggctgggctgggctgggctgggcagggctgggcagggctgggttgggcagggcagggcagggcagggcagggctgggcagggctgggcagggctgggcagggctgggcagggctgggctgggctgagcaTGGCTGGGCTGGGtagagcagggcagggctgggctgggcagggcagggctgggcagggctgggctgggctgggcagggctgggcagggctgggcagggccccGCTTGCTAGGAAGGGTCTGGGCCTGAGGCCTCAGTGGGCAGGCGCGCACTCCTCACCAGGGCGTAGAGGTCGTTGCGCAGCAGGGCCCGGTTGTGGTTGATCTCCCGCTGCAGGATGATGAGCAGGAAGAGCAGCCCCAGCAGGATGTACCCCAGGTTGCTAAGGATGTTGTTGAAAGCGCTGGAAGGGGCGACACCGGGCGCATTGCCTCGGCCTCATGCCCTGGCCGCTTCCCCACCCGAGGCGGGCATTTGcagagcccctgcccctgccccggtTCACCGTACGACAGGAAAAGGGGCCTCCTCCCAAGCGGATCCCCACCTGAGGTTGCCTAGAGGGTGGGCGCAGAGGAAGTTGTAGTAGCAGATGTCCTGGTTCCCTGTGACATTCACCACCTGCAgcgggagcagggagggggcgcTGCTAAAGCGCCTCAGTCCACAGCCTGCGCTACCACCAGTCCTGTTCTGCAACGGATGGGAGGTGCCGCCACGGCCAGCACGTGTGCGCACATGACACCAGCAAGCCCCACTTTTGGTAAAGTCACTGCCCCCCTCGCTAGGTGTGGCTGAAAACCCTGAGGCATGACTATGACGGAGGTTCTTGCCCCACAGtacagagaagagggaagggaaaccGAGACTCACAAAGTCCCAGCACTTTCGTTTCGTAAATCCCCACAACCTGGGGGAGGTGCCATCATTGCTGGCTTGCtgcccccattttgcagatgagccgactgaggctcagggaggttgagtgacttgctcaaggccacccaGCTGGTAAGGCAGAGTTGGGATGGGAACCCGGGACCCATGACCTAGGACCTGTGCTGGCTCCAAAGCCGCAGGCTGGGAGGCTCTGCACTGGGGCATTGCCCCAGCCTGTGGCAGCTCCTCGAGGGCACTTAGCATGGGCCCTGGGGAGCCGGCCCCTGCCCGCTCACCGTCTGGTAGGTGATCACCAGCTGCACCACAGGAAGTGCATAGAAGACAGCAATGGTGGCGATGTTCCTGAGGAGTGGGAGGGCGGCGGTGAGGTGGCAGCACCGAGAAAGAACCCGAGAACCCACCGCAACATCCTGTCAATGACAGGAAGGCCGGCCTGCTCCGCCCACTCACCAGAAGTAGATCTGGTACTTTTTCCGCAGAACGCGTTTGTCCTTGCGTGCCAGGTCAGCCACGCAGAGGTATTGCTGCGGAGAAGCTTGAGTGAGTcccctgccccactgccccaGAGAAGCCCCTCTCGCCCAGGTTAGAGGAGGACATGGGGGGGGCCTTCCTCCCACAGGCCAGAATTCCAGCGGGCCGGGTTCTGGGCGGTCCGGAGGGCTAGGAGCCGAGGCAGTTTCCCCTGGAATCTGTGCCACCCCAGCCAAGCTCTTTCCCTTTGCTTTCATAACATGCCACCCAGTGGGGAGATACGCTGGGGTTGGACACAGAATATCTCTTCCTCGGGAACCCGTGACCAGGGCCGGCCCACGTGGGGTCACACCTTGGTGCGAATGACATTCTTGTCTGAATCGATGTCGGCCAATGTGTCGTAGTCGTCCTCCTCCACGGAGCTCATGGAGTCCAGTCGTGGCCGCGTGCCCACAGGATCAAGGGAATGGTCTGGGGCagaaaggggggaagggtaacctaGTGGGCACAGAACCCAAGGTCTGTCCCCACCCACCTGGGACAATTGTCACAATTACTAGGCAGTGGGACGAGGCAAACTGTGGGTTCAGAGCGGGGTTAGAGGTGGGctcaggcctggggaggagggatcAGGTGCTCCTAAGTCCTTGAGGGGAACAAGGGTGGACTCCGCGAAGAAGCCACCAAACAGGGACcgctccagccctgccccctcaCTGAGCTAGGGCTTCCAGGCCAGGACACTGAGCCGACCCCGGGCCCCAGACACGAGCAGCAGGACTGAATTTGGTAGAAGTCACGCTGATTAGAAGATGCCCAGCTGTGTGGGTTCTGAGAAGACACTGCCTTGGCCCCCACTGGGTAAAGACCCAGTGGGCCCTGGGGTGCAGGTAAGGGTGAGAGGCTGCCTCCTCTCTAATCCTTTATCCTGTTCTTTTCTCATGCCTTCAGAAGCTTCCTCCTGTAACCTTGCTGACCAAAGGCCCCTGAGGCCAGGACATGACACCCCGGCCCATGAGCCCCAGAAGGCCAGAGAGTGAGGTGCTGGGAAACACAACAGCTAACCAGAACATCTggcctgggggaggctggggtgcCAGCTTGCCAGCAACAGGGGCCAGTGCCTGTCTATCTCAAAAGACACACGAGCTAGCAATTACTGGCATTAGATGGGGAAGCCATGCACAAAGCATCTTTCTGGTCCTAGAGCCTTCTGGCTCCAGTCAACCACCCTGGCAGGAGCTGATTAGTAGAGCAGCGCTCGCCCTCCCCACATCTACCCATGGCAATGCACAGCTGCCGCATCTGGCCAAAGGGGAGGCGCCGCTTGAACTGGTCGTGCCCTTCAAAGGAAAGGGAAAGTTACCGGGGAAGTGGGACCAAGGAGGAAGGAatgagggaggagaggggtggggagacagCAAGCCCTTCCCTGGTTCCAGCGTCTGGCAGAAGAGGCAACCGCCCATCGTCATGGTTCATGCAGCCAGCACCAGCCCTGCACCGCACAGCTCTGCCCCGCCTGGCCCACTCACCCTGGTAATTGTAGGAGAGGTCCCCAGGGCCCGCACTGCCAACCAGACCGTCGGTGGATCCAGTGGAGCCGGAACCATTCTCTGTAGGGAATAGTAAATGGTGAGGCAGGCAGAAGAGACCTCAGGGCAGGGGACTCTGGACCCGTCTCCAGGGGGCACCGAGGAGGCCACCCTGGAGGTGGTGACCCGGCCGAGTGGGCAAGCATGAGCTCAGGTGTGGACGCATACCAAAGGAGCCGTAGTTGTAGCCCTCGTACGGGGAGCTGCCAGGGAAGGAATCGGCCAGGACCCGAGGGTGACCTGCCACAAGAAGTCAAGGACACCTTACATTATCTTCCTCATCTGCAGGGTGCT is part of the Balaenoptera musculus isolate JJ_BM4_2016_0621 chromosome 8, mBalMus1.pri.v3, whole genome shotgun sequence genome and encodes:
- the SIDT2 gene encoding SID1 transmembrane family member 2 isoform X2 translates to MFALGLPFLALLVASVESHLGVLGPKNVSQKDAEFERTYVDEVNSELVNIYTFNHTVTRNRTEGVRVSVNVLNKQKGAPLLFVVRQKEAVVSFQVPLILRGMFQRKYLYQKVERTLCQPPTKNESEVQFFYVDVSTLSPINTTYQLRVSRMDDFVLRTGEQFSFNTTAAQPQYFKYEFPEGVDSVIVKVTSNKAFPCSVISIQDVLCPVYDLDNNVAFIGMYQTMTKKAAITVQRKDFPSNSFYVVVVVKTEDQACGGSLPFYPFIEDEPVDQGHRQKTLSVLVSRAVTSEAYVGGMLFCLGIFLSFYLLTVLLACWENWRQRKKSLLVAVDRACPESGHPRVLADSFPGSSPYEGYNYGSFENGSGSTGSTDGLVGSAGPGDLSYNYQDHSLDPVGTRPRLDSMSSVEEDDYDTLADIDSDKNVIRTKQYLCVADLARKDKRVLRKKYQIYFWNIATIAVFYALPVVQLVITYQTVVNVTGNQDICYYNFLCAHPLGNLSAFNNILSNLGYILLGLLFLLIILQREINHNRALLRNDLYALECGIPKHFGLFYAMGTALMMEGLLSACYHVCPNYTNFQFDTSFMYMIAGLCMLKLYQKRHPDINASAYSAYACLAIVIFFSVLGVVRPRPALLTRRKGAHVCTHPPSTPAGESPAPSLKCPPSLAGLERLSQRKGGPGEQLSPHPCLRWPQQVFGKGNTAFWVIFSVIHIIATLLLSTQLYYMGRWKLDSGICRRILHVLYTDCIRQCSGPLYVDRMVLLVMGNIINWSLAAYGLIMRPNDFASYLLAIGICNLLLYFAFYIIMKLRSGERIKLIPLLCIICTSVVWGFALFFFFQGLSTWQKTPAESREHNRDCILLDFFDDHDIWHFLSSIAMFGSFLVLLTLDDDLDTVQRDKIYVF
- the SIDT2 gene encoding SID1 transmembrane family member 2 isoform X1, translating into MFALGLPFLALLVASVESHLGVLGPKNVSQKDAEFERTYVDEVNSELVNIYTFNHTVTRNRTEGVRVSVNVLNKQKGAPLLFVVRQKEAVVSFQVPLILRGMFQRKYLYQKVERTLCQPPTKNESEVQFFYVDVSTLSPINTTYQLRVSRMDDFVLRTGEQFSFNTTAAQPQYFKYEFPEGVDSVIVKVTSNKAFPCSVISIQDVLCPVYDLDNNVAFIGMYQTMTKKAAITVQRKDFPSNSFYVVVVVKTEDQACGGSLPFYPFIEDEPVDQGHRQKTLSVLVSRAVTSEAYVGGMLFCLGIFLSFYLLTVLLACWENWRQRKKSLLVAVDRACPESASLLGHPRVLADSFPGSSPYEGYNYGSFENGSGSTGSTDGLVGSAGPGDLSYNYQDHSLDPVGTRPRLDSMSSVEEDDYDTLADIDSDKNVIRTKQYLCVADLARKDKRVLRKKYQIYFWNIATIAVFYALPVVQLVITYQTVVNVTGNQDICYYNFLCAHPLGNLSAFNNILSNLGYILLGLLFLLIILQREINHNRALLRNDLYALECGIPKHFGLFYAMGTALMMEGLLSACYHVCPNYTNFQFDTSFMYMIAGLCMLKLYQKRHPDINASAYSAYACLAIVIFFSVLGVVRPRPALLTRRKGAHVCTHPPSTPAGESPAPSLKCPPSLAGLERLSQRKGGPGEQLSPHPCLRWPQQVFGKGNTAFWVIFSVIHIIATLLLSTQLYYMGRWKLDSGICRRILHVLYTDCIRQCSGPLYVDRMVLLVMGNIINWSLAAYGLIMRPNDFASYLLAIGICNLLLYFAFYIIMKLRSGERIKLIPLLCIICTSVVWGFALFFFFQGLSTWQKTPAESREHNRDCILLDFFDDHDIWHFLSSIAMFGSFLVLLTLDDDLDTVQRDKIYVF